One part of the Lycium ferocissimum isolate CSIRO_LF1 chromosome 8, AGI_CSIRO_Lferr_CH_V1, whole genome shotgun sequence genome encodes these proteins:
- the LOC132066537 gene encoding uncharacterized protein LOC132066537, with product MVSEFTGGQRQQHPRYSYQPAGSAPLRFDRSSYSKASQSSRASGSQYRPESSQMRPPLPRCTQCGKLHAGQCQLGSDGCYTCGQSGHRIRECPMGVGIGVAQPTGSVAGSSSAMRPSGQVFQTPAGRGRGMSGASSSSGPQHRVYALAGRQARETSPDIVTGILSVFSHDVCALIDPGSTLSYVTPFVAGKFRLEPELIKPFEVSAPVGDSRKDGSIPVSRRAVLEWKDNAASLRG from the exons ATGGTTAGTGAGTTCACgggaggacagagacagcagCATCCCAGGTATTCTTATCAGCcggcagggagtgcacctctgCGGTTTGACCGGTCTTCTTATTCCAAAGCGAGCCAGAGTTCTAGAGCGTCAGGCTCTCAGTACCGACCAGAGTCAAGTCAGATGAGACCCCCTTTGCCACGATGTAcccagtgtggcaagttacatgcAGGTCAGTGTCAGCTGGGTTCAGATGGTTGCTATACTTGTGGGCAGTCAGGCCACAGGATAAGGGAGTGCCCGATGGGGGTTGGCATAGGTGTGGCTCAGCCTACAGGGTCTGTGGCTGGCTCTTCTTCTGCAATGCGCCCTTCAGGGCAAGTTTTTCAGACGCCAGCAGGGCGAGGTAGGGGGATGAGTGGAGCgtccagctcgagcggtcctcagcaccgcgtgtatgcattggctggtagaCAGGCCCGCGAGACGTCTCCTGatattgttacaggtatattatcagttttcTCCCATGATGTTtgtgcactgattgatccaggttccactttatcatatgttacgcccTTTGTTGCCGGCAAGTTTAGGCTAGAgcccgagttgattaaaccttttgaggtgtctgcGCCAGTTGGTGATTCG agaaaagatggttcgattccagtttCTAGGCGAgcagtcctagagtggaaggacAATGCTGCTTCGCTTagggggtag